A window of the Lactuca sativa cultivar Salinas chromosome 7, Lsat_Salinas_v11, whole genome shotgun sequence genome harbors these coding sequences:
- the LOC111913862 gene encoding uncharacterized protein LOC111913862 produces the protein MREMSSSLLYLIFSTLVSIYVFQFQAQAAPAAPVIKQLSSILKWTARSSSKSPLSDGNILQFEDGYLVETVVEGNQLGVVPYSIRVSQDGELFAVDAVNSNIVRITPPLSQYSRARLIAGSFQGYTGHVDGKPNDARFDHPKGVTMDDKGNVYVADTSNLAIRKIGEAGVTTIAGGKSNVAGYRDGPSEDAQFSSDFDVIYVRPTCSLLVIDRGNAALRQISLNQEDCDLHSTSVSSTDIVLVFGAIAIGYVISMIQQGYGSSYFSKVEKVESDSKPLQSKEKTLKITKNVESVREEQEAGWPSFSQLILDLSKLALEGFTNVFSFNPFQVPKKGLTPLKDSLIMPEDEPGPLLQKHRTSGPVSEARQAHDPNEKYSETKPVKVRSLKDPLKHRASKREEYAEFYGSSGGGVGPHVRSKSQKERTKHRVRDKDKDKDKDKAVYGEQKSTVDLKQQPVNFEEGKFSYMRNKYGDSYRYT, from the exons ATGAGAGAAATGAGTTCTTCACTTCTTTATCTGATTTTCTCAACTCTCGTTTCCATTTACGTGTTCCAGTTTCAAGCTCAAGCTGCTCCTGCTG CTCCGGTGATTAAGCAATTATCTTCCATACTCAAATGGACAGCTAGGTCTTCTTCCAAATCACCATTATCAG ATGGGAATATTCTTCAATTTGAGGATGGATATTTAGTAGAAACTGTAGTAGAAGGGAATCAGCTAGGGGTTGTGCCTTATTCCATCAGAGTCTCGCAAGATGGTGAACTGTTCGCTGTTGATGCAGTCAATAGCAACATCGTTCGAATCACTCCTCCATTATCTCAAT ATAGTAGGGCAAGATTGATTGCCGGATCCTTCCAGGGTTACACAGGACACGTAGATGGAAAACCAAATGATGCTCGTTTTGATCATCCAAAAGGTGTTACAATGGACGATAAAGGGAATGTTTATGTCGCAGATACATCTAATCTTGCCATTAGAAAGATCGGTGAAGCAG GTGTGACAACAATTGCTGGAGGCAAATCAAATGTAGCAGGATACAGAGATGGCCCAAGTGAAGATGCACAGTTTTCATCTGATTTTGATGTAATTTACGTGAGACCAACATGTTCATTGCTTGTTATTGATCGAGGAAATGCTGCTCTTAGACAAATTTCTCTCAATCAAGAAGATTGTGATTTGCACTCCACCTCTGTCTCTTCCACAG ATATTGTTTTGGTATTTGGTGCTATCGCAATAGGATATGTTATAAGCATGATTCAACAAGGATATGGTTCATCATATTTCTCAAAAGTG GAAAAAGTGGAGAGTGATAGTAAGCCACTACAAAGCAAAGAGAAAACcttaaaaatcacaaaaaatgtGGAAAGTGTGAGGGAAGAACAAGAAGCGGGGTGGCCGTCTTTCAGCCAGCTCATCCTCGATCTTTCCAAATTAGCCCTCGAAGGCTTCACCAATGTCTTTTCTTTCAACCCATTTCAAGTCCCCAAAAAAGGGCTCACCCCATTAAAAGATTCCTTAATCATGCCCGAAGATGAGCCCGGCCCGTTACTCCAAAAGCACAGAACTTCAGGCCCAGTTTCCGAAGCCCGTCAGGCCCATGATCCAAATGAGAAATACTCAGAAACAAAGCCCGTTAAGGTTAGATCATTGAAAGATCCTTTAAAGCATCGGGCTTCAAAGAGGGAAGAATACGCGGAGTTTTATGGGTCGAGTGGTGGTGGTGTGGGCCCACATGTTCGGTCAAAAAGTCAAAAGGAAAGGACGAAACATCGGGTTAGAGATAAGGATAAAGATAAAGATAAAGATAAAGCTGTTTATGGGGAGCAGAAGAGTACGGTTGACTTGAAGCAGCAACCGGTCAACTTTGAGGAGGGGAAGTTCAGTTATATGAGGAATAAGTATGGTGATTCGTATCGTTATACTTAG